One stretch of Deltaproteobacteria bacterium DNA includes these proteins:
- a CDS encoding DUF1016 domain-containing protein, giving the protein MKPKKQPKSRSIVPDRETALYKRIRDLIITARKTVVRGIDLVQVHTNFEIGRHIVAHEQQGKSRAAYGKEVLKRLAQKLMIEFGRGFSKSNLEYMRRFFLAYQERAQITQTKTGQSAITLCSEYNIAQFETGQLVPPSSKQSPFCLSWTHYVFLLGIKNPDERSFYEIEAENQGWNLKELKRQFNSSLYERLALSRDKAGIQKLAQKGQLVEKPEDFLKEPLVLEFLGLDEQVRYSESDLESAIISQIEHFLLELGKGFLFESRQRRFTFDEEHFFVDLVFYNRLLRCYVIVDLKIGKLTHQDLGQMQMYVNYFDRFVKTKAEHSTIGIVLCKKKKDAIVKITLPKDANIHAKEYQLYLPSKEELKKKLLEWIDEEK; this is encoded by the coding sequence ATGAAACCAAAAAAACAACCCAAATCGCGAAGCATTGTGCCTGACAGAGAAACGGCCCTCTATAAACGCATACGCGATCTGATAATCACTGCCCGAAAAACAGTTGTCCGTGGCATTGATCTCGTACAGGTACACACCAACTTTGAAATAGGGCGGCATATTGTGGCGCATGAGCAGCAGGGAAAGTCACGTGCCGCATATGGCAAGGAGGTGCTAAAGAGACTGGCTCAAAAGCTGATGATCGAGTTTGGCCGCGGTTTTTCCAAGAGCAATCTGGAGTATATGCGTCGTTTCTTTCTTGCCTATCAGGAACGCGCGCAAATTACCCAGACCAAAACTGGGCAATCAGCGATTACTCTGTGCAGTGAATACAACATTGCCCAGTTTGAAACTGGGCAATTAGTCCCACCCTCGTCAAAACAAAGCCCCTTCTGTCTAAGCTGGACCCATTACGTTTTTTTGTTGGGCATTAAGAACCCGGATGAGCGCAGTTTTTACGAAATCGAGGCAGAAAATCAAGGCTGGAATCTCAAGGAATTAAAACGACAATTCAACAGCAGTCTGTATGAACGCCTTGCCTTAAGTCGTGACAAGGCGGGAATCCAAAAACTGGCGCAAAAAGGCCAGTTGGTAGAAAAACCGGAGGACTTTCTCAAAGAGCCCCTTGTTCTGGAGTTTCTTGGTTTGGACGAGCAGGTCCGCTATTCCGAATCCGACCTTGAATCGGCCATTATTAGCCAGATTGAACATTTTCTTCTGGAACTGGGAAAAGGATTTCTTTTCGAATCCAGGCAACGACGCTTCACTTTTGACGAAGAACACTTTTTTGTGGATCTCGTTTTTTACAATCGCCTCTTGCGTTGCTATGTGATTGTCGATCTCAAAATCGGCAAACTTACCCATCAGGATCTCGGCCAAATGCAGATGTATGTGAACTATTTCGACCGCTTCGTAAAGACGAAGGCGGAACACTCCACCATCGGTATTGTGCTCTGTAAAAAAAAGAAGGATGCCATCGTAAAAATAACATTACCTAAAGACGCCAATATCCACGCTAAAGAATACCAGCTCTACCTGCCATCGAAGGAGGAATTGAAGAAGAAATTGTTAGAATGGATTGATGAGGAAAAATGA
- the ccsA gene encoding cytochrome c biogenesis protein CcsA produces the protein MKKLIAIFLIFFLAFAQYRGLFVAPPDSMMGEVYRILYVHVPAAWNAFIFLFVSFAGSVLYLIRKKERWDRLAASSAEIGLVLTGLALLLGSTWGRPTWGVWWTWDPRLTTTALLFVLYAGYHILRKLIADPLRRAKMSAGVGVLIFLNVPLVYFSVKWWRSLHQVQSSPQTMDPSMVLPLRLNALAILGIGLLFLFIRMNLAKRKAAIDEKEALPPGGGTS, from the coding sequence ATGAAAAAACTGATCGCCATTTTTCTGATTTTCTTCCTTGCCTTTGCCCAGTACCGCGGTCTTTTTGTGGCGCCGCCGGATAGCATGATGGGGGAGGTCTACCGCATTTTGTATGTTCATGTCCCGGCGGCCTGGAACGCCTTTATCTTTCTTTTCGTCTCGTTTGCCGGTTCGGTGCTTTATCTCATCCGCAAAAAGGAAAGATGGGACCGGCTGGCCGCCAGTTCTGCTGAAATCGGCCTTGTCTTGACGGGCCTCGCCCTTCTGCTCGGCTCCACTTGGGGACGGCCGACATGGGGGGTCTGGTGGACGTGGGATCCGCGGCTTACCACCACCGCGCTCCTGTTTGTGCTCTACGCCGGCTATCATATATTAAGGAAGCTGATCGCCGACCCTTTACGGCGGGCCAAAATGTCGGCCGGCGTGGGGGTCCTCATCTTCCTGAACGTCCCTCTGGTTTATTTTTCGGTAAAGTGGTGGCGGAGCCTTCATCAGGTGCAGTCGAGCCCGCAGACGATGGATCCCTCGATGGTTTTGCCGCTTCGCCTCAATGCGCTGGCCATTTTGGGGATCGGGCTTTTGTTTTTGTTTATCCGAATGAACTTGGCCAAACGCAAGGCCGCCATCGATGAAAAAGAGGCCTTGCCGCCGGGTGGAGGCACATCATGA
- a CDS encoding Rieske (2Fe-2S) protein: MDIDRRNFLKQGIFIMGGLITAGIGIPATTYFLAPLWHKEEEDWIEAGTVADFPIGEPFKIDFVQRKHDGWMTVEGRSSAWAVTSDGKQFTVFDPRCTHLGCPYRWDTEKKKFLCPCHNAVFSITGEVLAGPPPRPLDHLPAKVAGGKLLIKPAEKKEEG; the protein is encoded by the coding sequence ATGGATATCGACCGCCGAAATTTTTTGAAACAGGGCATCTTTATCATGGGAGGCCTCATCACCGCGGGTATTGGCATTCCGGCCACCACCTATTTTCTGGCCCCCCTCTGGCACAAAGAGGAGGAAGACTGGATCGAAGCGGGGACGGTCGCCGACTTTCCCATCGGTGAACCCTTCAAGATTGATTTTGTCCAGCGAAAACACGACGGCTGGATGACGGTGGAAGGACGATCCAGCGCCTGGGCCGTGACCTCCGACGGAAAACAGTTCACCGTTTTCGACCCGCGTTGCACGCATCTCGGATGCCCCTACCGGTGGGACACGGAGAAGAAAAAATTTCTCTGTCCCTGCCACAACGCCGTTTTCAGCATCACGGGCGAGGTTTTGGCGGGGCCGCCCCCCCGGCCTCTTGACCATCTTCCGGCAAAGGTGGCGGGGGGAAAGCTGTTGATCAAGCCGGCGGAAAAAAAGGAAGAAGGATGA
- a CDS encoding ABC transporter ATP-binding protein — translation MTDHLVEMKEAGRRFGRSWVLSRCNLKIGRGESVALFGNNGSGKSTLLKMVATLLAPTTGTITVAGHDTQKEKREIRPRIRYLAHEKQLYEPLTVMENLRLTASLRGVDRPLETVLQRVGIDRFKNYKVEELSEGTRKRLMLARLLLGEADLILLDEPRKEILNEIIRGWKKEGKTVILASHDHEQALSHADRLVILKDGTIDYDGKPK, via the coding sequence ATGACGGACCATCTTGTCGAAATGAAGGAGGCCGGAAGGCGGTTCGGCCGAAGCTGGGTCCTCTCCCGCTGTAACCTGAAAATAGGCCGGGGGGAGTCGGTCGCCCTCTTCGGCAACAACGGCTCGGGCAAATCGACCCTCCTTAAAATGGTCGCCACCCTTTTGGCCCCCACAACGGGCACAATCACGGTGGCCGGGCACGACACGCAAAAAGAGAAAAGGGAAATCCGCCCCCGCATTCGCTATCTCGCGCACGAAAAACAGCTCTACGAACCGCTGACAGTGATGGAAAATCTGCGGTTGACCGCTTCTCTTCGCGGTGTGGATCGACCATTGGAAACTGTTTTGCAACGCGTTGGGATCGATCGATTCAAAAACTATAAGGTCGAAGAACTCTCTGAGGGAACGCGAAAACGGCTCATGCTGGCCAGATTACTGTTGGGTGAGGCCGATTTGATTCTTCTGGATGAGCCGCGGAAGGAAATCTTGAACGAAATAATCCGCGGATGGAAAAAAGAGGGAAAAACAGTCATCCTCGCCAGCCACGACCACGAACAGGCCCTCTCGCATGCCGACCGGCTGGTTATTTTGAAAGACGGAACGATCGATTATGACGGAAAACCGAAATAA
- the ccsA gene encoding cytochrome c biogenesis protein CcsA yields MMMNSEIIMSPVIYIGNISIALAIGLSLFGIIVYYTARRIDSSNSAALGRAAIYGNFVLMTVANLAMVYALLSDDFGVSYVAHVGARETPRWVSAISLWSSLEGSILFWGFLLSAYSAVCVYLYREKEEKLLCWTGLTLLAVQLFFYLLLAFPANPFGTVFPVPENGPGPNPLLQNHWLMAIHPPCLYMGYIGFTIPFAFAIAALLEKDLSGAWLPLTRKWTLFAWSFQSLAIMLGAW; encoded by the coding sequence ATGATGATGAATTCAGAAATTATCATGAGCCCCGTCATTTATATCGGCAATATCTCCATCGCGCTGGCCATCGGCCTCTCCCTCTTCGGCATCATTGTCTATTATACCGCTCGCCGGATTGACTCCTCCAATTCCGCCGCACTGGGACGGGCCGCCATCTACGGAAATTTTGTCCTGATGACGGTCGCCAACCTGGCGATGGTTTACGCCCTCCTCTCGGACGATTTTGGGGTGAGCTACGTCGCCCACGTCGGCGCCCGCGAAACCCCGCGATGGGTCTCCGCCATCTCCCTCTGGAGTTCGCTTGAAGGGTCGATCCTGTTTTGGGGTTTTTTGTTGTCGGCCTATTCGGCCGTTTGCGTCTACCTCTACCGCGAAAAAGAGGAAAAACTTTTGTGCTGGACAGGGCTGACGCTCCTTGCCGTTCAACTCTTTTTTTATCTCCTCCTTGCCTTTCCGGCCAATCCATTCGGGACTGTTTTTCCCGTTCCCGAAAACGGTCCCGGCCCGAATCCCCTTTTGCAAAACCACTGGCTCATGGCCATTCATCCTCCCTGCCTCTACATGGGCTATATCGGCTTTACCATTCCCTTTGCCTTCGCCATTGCCGCCCTTCTGGAAAAAGATTTATCGGGCGCCTGGCTTCCGCTGACCCGCAAATGGACCCTTTTTGCCTGGTCATTTCAGTCGCTGGCAATCATGCTGGGGGCCTGGTGA
- the ccsA gene encoding cytochrome c biogenesis protein CcsA — MGWGGYWAWDPVENASLLPWLTGTALVHSVMVQEKRKLLPVWNLTLAIVTFLLTLLGTFLTRSGVLDSVHSFTESAIGPWFLIFTGAVLAISVGLLLWRAPFFKPAGRQSGSSRFENLLSLEVLFLFNNLLFVSFCFVVFLGTWYPLVVEALQGKRISVGQPYFNQMSVPITCMILLVLGIGLLTPWRKGDPKKIRTSAKLPALLSAVVTLVAWILGARSPLIAGMIGLCGFAFFVMLLEVIRLSKTRSPLALLVDNPRRYGGFVSHLGALMVVIGVAFSAIYETDREITLKKGESAAVGNYELVFEEVVSRDTPQRYEVRARVDVTHNGKIKRVMTPQMNYYPNSREPVATPAIRSNLLRDIYLTLIQVEENGSRASLRVIIAPGVSWIWIGGFVVMLGGLLALSFGRKKV; from the coding sequence TTGGGATGGGGGGGCTACTGGGCGTGGGATCCGGTGGAGAACGCAAGCCTCCTTCCATGGTTGACCGGCACCGCCCTTGTTCATTCCGTAATGGTCCAGGAAAAACGGAAACTGCTCCCGGTCTGGAATCTGACTTTGGCCATTGTCACCTTTCTTCTCACCCTTCTGGGGACTTTTCTTACCCGAAGCGGGGTGCTGGATAGCGTTCATTCTTTCACCGAATCGGCCATCGGCCCCTGGTTTTTGATTTTTACCGGCGCCGTGCTGGCTATTTCCGTCGGTCTTCTTTTGTGGCGGGCCCCCTTTTTCAAACCTGCCGGCCGCCAGTCGGGCTCCAGCCGCTTTGAAAATCTCTTGAGCCTCGAGGTTCTCTTTCTTTTCAACAATCTTCTTTTTGTGAGCTTCTGTTTTGTTGTGTTTCTGGGAACCTGGTATCCCCTTGTGGTGGAGGCTCTGCAGGGAAAACGGATTTCCGTCGGCCAACCCTACTTCAACCAGATGTCGGTCCCCATCACCTGCATGATCCTTTTGGTACTCGGCATCGGTCTTCTTACCCCATGGCGAAAAGGGGACCCAAAAAAGATTCGCACCTCGGCCAAACTCCCCGCCCTCTTGTCGGCGGTTGTGACCCTTGTCGCCTGGATTCTGGGGGCCCGTTCCCCGTTGATTGCCGGAATGATCGGACTTTGCGGATTCGCCTTTTTCGTGATGTTGCTGGAGGTCATCCGCCTTTCCAAAACCCGTTCCCCTTTGGCGCTTCTTGTCGATAACCCCCGGCGCTACGGCGGCTTCGTTTCCCACCTGGGGGCCCTGATGGTGGTGATCGGCGTGGCCTTTTCCGCCATTTATGAAACAGACAGGGAGATCACCCTCAAAAAAGGGGAATCAGCCGCCGTCGGAAATTATGAACTCGTTTTTGAGGAGGTGGTCAGCCGGGATACGCCGCAGAGATACGAGGTGAGGGCAAGGGTGGATGTGACACACAACGGAAAAATAAAGAGGGTGATGACCCCGCAGATGAATTACTACCCCAACTCCCGTGAACCGGTCGCCACGCCGGCCATCCGTTCCAACCTCTTGCGGGATATCTATCTGACCCTGATTCAGGTGGAGGAAAACGGCTCGCGGGCCTCGCTCCGGGTCATCATCGCGCCGGGGGTTTCGTGGATCTGGATCGGCGGATTTGTGGTGATGCTGGGGGGATTGCTGGCGCTCTCTTTCGGGAGAAAAAAGGTGTAA
- a CDS encoding type II toxin-antitoxin system Phd/YefM family antitoxin, which translates to MKIAPLADVKTRLSNYINLTQKGPVIVTKNGHPRALLAAVPENEDDLERLVLALTPKFRKIIDAAYRRIQSTGGIRHEDFWRQF; encoded by the coding sequence ATGAAGATAGCTCCGCTGGCCGATGTGAAAACCAGGCTTAGCAATTACATCAATCTGACGCAAAAGGGCCCCGTTATTGTCACAAAGAACGGCCATCCAAGAGCCCTTTTGGCGGCCGTTCCCGAAAATGAGGATGATTTGGAGCGGCTGGTGCTGGCGCTGACCCCCAAATTCAGAAAAATAATCGATGCGGCCTATCGACGCATTCAATCTACGGGGGGGATAAGGCACGAGGATTTTTGGCGGCAGTTTTAA
- a CDS encoding FG-GAP repeat protein: MVGARYEGSGGSDAGAAYLVLGPVTSGTTSLSSADAKLVGEASYDNAGSAVAGAGDVDNDGYDDLLVGAIGESGGAWAGAAYLILGGE, from the coding sequence TTGGTTGGGGCTAGGTATGAGGGCTCTGGAGGGAGTGATGCCGGAGCGGCCTATTTGGTGCTGGGTCCTGTGACTAGTGGAACGACCAGCCTTTCTTCTGCCGATGCCAAGCTTGTTGGGGAGGCGTCCTATGATAATGCAGGAAGCGCTGTTGCAGGGGCAGGAGACGTGGACAATGACGGTTACGATGACCTCTTGGTTGGGGCCATCGGTGAGTCCGGCGGCGCATGGGCAGGAGCCGCCTATCTCATTTTAGGTGGGGAATGA
- the rpsT gene encoding 30S ribosomal protein S20, translated as MATHASALKRQRQNEKRRARNRTVKSALKSLIKQVKSAKSKANAAPHLQSAISRLSKAAQKGIIHKNNASRHISRLTQFVNHLS; from the coding sequence ATGGCCACTCACGCCTCCGCCCTCAAACGTCAGCGCCAGAACGAAAAACGGCGCGCCCGCAACCGGACGGTCAAGTCGGCGCTGAAGAGTTTGATCAAGCAGGTAAAAAGCGCGAAAAGCAAGGCAAACGCCGCCCCCCATCTTCAGTCAGCGATCAGCCGTTTAAGCAAGGCGGCCCAAAAAGGAATCATCCACAAAAACAACGCCAGCCGTCACATCTCCCGCCTGACGCAGTTTGTAAACCATCTGTCTTAA
- a CDS encoding redoxin domain-containing protein translates to MKKLILFVVLVAPIVALLYFSLTRDPRELPSALIGKPAPDFLLSDLDGKRVALSSLKGKPVILNFWSTWCGPCLGEHRLIRQAARAMEPKGMLFYSILYEDTPENAKQFIARYGKAAPVLLDPELRTAVDYGVAGVPETFFIDKEGVVRYKQAGMLTPEILWEQAEAIQELK, encoded by the coding sequence ATGAAAAAACTTATCCTCTTTGTTGTCCTCGTAGCTCCAATCGTGGCGCTCCTTTATTTCAGCCTCACCCGCGACCCGCGCGAGCTCCCCTCCGCACTCATCGGCAAACCGGCGCCCGATTTTTTGTTGTCCGATCTCGACGGAAAAAGGGTAGCCCTCTCGTCGCTCAAGGGAAAACCCGTCATTCTGAACTTTTGGTCCACCTGGTGCGGCCCCTGTCTGGGGGAACATCGCCTGATCCGCCAGGCCGCCAGGGCCATGGAGCCCAAGGGGATGCTCTTCTACTCCATTCTCTACGAAGACACCCCGGAAAACGCCAAACAGTTTATCGCCCGGTACGGCAAGGCGGCCCCCGTCCTGCTCGATCCGGAATTAAGAACAGCCGTCGATTACGGCGTCGCCGGCGTTCCCGAAACCTTCTTCATCGACAAGGAAGGGGTTGTCCGCTACAAACAGGCGGGAATGCTGACACCCGAGATTTTGTGGGAGCAGGCGGAGGCGATTCAGGAGTTAAAATGA
- a CDS encoding c-type cytochrome: protein MKKIAVVSLMAAVVSLAWISGVMADGKADYEAKCASCHGADGKGKAAMATAMKVDPSAMDLTKPGIDCVKVVTEGKGKMPSYKDKGIDIAAVCAAVPK from the coding sequence ATGAAGAAAATTGCTGTTGTTTCGCTTATGGCCGCTGTTGTTTCTTTGGCCTGGATTTCCGGCGTCATGGCCGATGGAAAGGCCGACTACGAAGCCAAGTGCGCCAGTTGCCACGGCGCCGACGGGAAAGGAAAGGCCGCCATGGCCACAGCCATGAAGGTCGATCCTTCAGCCATGGATCTGACAAAGCCGGGCATCGATTGCGTCAAGGTTGTGACTGAAGGAAAGGGAAAGATGCCCTCCTACAAGGACAAGGGCATCGACATCGCGGCTGTCTGCGCCGCCGTTCCGAAGTAA
- a CDS encoding NapC/NirT family cytochrome c: MKTVPTAFFYLSRRGKILVVIAMLLVMGAGVFAYRGYRYVQHDPRFCRSCHIMEEPFQKWSTSPHHLVDCHQCHQQGTGEKLRQAWFYITRRPDKVVHHPELNHTVCAQCHLSDDPQWKRVGKTAGHQVHFKKAKIECIDCHLGGVHKFLRPVDSCIKCHTDKTEGPGKKMAFLHCTDCHNFLAEKEGLTPDRATCLGCHQKIRVGEESFPADAPMSSFDCAVCHKPHEKLRPDQEVCLTCHADVAPPHHEMGPNASCTECHKSHRWKVRQES; encoded by the coding sequence ATGAAAACGGTTCCGACGGCCTTCTTTTATTTAAGCCGCCGGGGGAAAATCCTCGTCGTCATCGCCATGTTATTGGTGATGGGGGCGGGGGTTTTTGCTTATCGGGGTTACCGTTATGTTCAGCACGATCCCCGTTTCTGCCGATCGTGCCACATCATGGAGGAACCGTTTCAAAAATGGTCCACCTCACCCCATCACCTTGTCGACTGTCATCAATGCCACCAGCAGGGAACCGGGGAAAAACTCCGGCAGGCCTGGTTTTACATCACCCGGAGGCCCGACAAGGTTGTTCATCATCCTGAACTAAACCACACCGTCTGCGCCCAGTGCCATTTAAGCGATGACCCTCAGTGGAAGCGGGTGGGAAAAACGGCGGGGCATCAGGTGCATTTCAAAAAGGCAAAAATTGAGTGTATCGACTGTCATCTGGGAGGGGTGCATAAATTCCTAAGACCGGTGGATTCCTGCATCAAGTGTCACACCGACAAAACAGAGGGCCCCGGCAAAAAAATGGCCTTCCTGCACTGCACCGACTGTCACAACTTTCTGGCCGAAAAGGAGGGGCTGACGCCCGACCGGGCAACCTGTCTGGGATGTCATCAAAAAATCAGGGTGGGGGAGGAGTCGTTTCCGGCTGATGCCCCCATGTCGTCATTCGACTGCGCCGTTTGTCACAAGCCGCATGAAAAATTAAGACCCGACCAGGAGGTGTGCCTGACCTGTCATGCGGATGTCGCCCCGCCGCATCACGAAATGGGCCCCAACGCCTCCTGCACCGAATGCCACAAATCCCACCGGTGGAAGGTGCGGCAGGAGAGCTGA
- a CDS encoding cytochrome b N-terminal domain-containing protein, whose amino-acid sequence MISRLINWLDERIEILNIKKTLFDRLIPKGVGWPYVLGSVSLFLFTLQVVTGILLAMNYSPSPEHAHASVAYIMQKIPMGKVVRGLHHWGASFMVVAVTLHLLRTFFYGAYKYPRELTWITGLFIWLLVLGFGFTGYLLPWDQKAYWATMVGTNIASQAPLLGPAIAKVLRGGEALGAVTLTRFYAFHVLLLPALIVLLLAVHLCLVVRLGISAPPEKEKKP is encoded by the coding sequence ATGATCTCCCGACTGATAAACTGGCTCGATGAAAGAATCGAGATCTTAAACATCAAAAAAACCCTTTTCGACCGGCTGATCCCCAAAGGGGTGGGGTGGCCCTATGTGCTGGGAAGCGTCAGCCTCTTTCTCTTCACCCTTCAGGTGGTCACCGGAATTCTTCTCGCGATGAACTATTCCCCTTCGCCGGAGCATGCCCATGCCTCTGTCGCCTACATCATGCAGAAGATTCCGATGGGGAAGGTGGTGCGCGGCCTCCACCACTGGGGGGCCTCCTTCATGGTGGTGGCGGTAACCCTTCACCTCCTTCGCACCTTCTTTTACGGCGCCTACAAATATCCGCGGGAGCTGACCTGGATAACCGGCCTCTTCATCTGGCTTTTGGTTCTCGGTTTCGGGTTTACCGGTTACCTTCTCCCGTGGGACCAGAAGGCCTACTGGGCCACCATGGTGGGAACCAATATCGCCTCGCAGGCCCCCCTCCTTGGGCCGGCCATCGCCAAGGTACTGCGCGGGGGAGAGGCGCTGGGGGCGGTCACTCTGACCCGCTTTTACGCCTTTCATGTCCTCCTCCTGCCGGCGCTGATCGTTCTCTTGCTCGCCGTTCATCTTTGTCTGGTGGTCCGGCTGGGGATTTCCGCCCCTCCGGAAAAGGAAAAAAAGCCATGA
- a CDS encoding cytochrome c maturation protein CcmE, which produces MKTILTLLAVVIILAGLGYLLRGGIEKNIVYFVTPSELAAKGPRAVGNPVRLGGMVEKGSIQTNAGITTFRLADEHHVIPVVTTKTPPQMFQEGIGAVVEGALKADGQFEADRLMVKHGNEYRPPKEGEMPQEIYRQLKQENP; this is translated from the coding sequence ATGAAAACAATTCTTACTCTTCTTGCCGTTGTCATCATCCTGGCGGGGCTGGGCTATCTCCTCCGCGGCGGCATTGAAAAAAATATTGTCTATTTTGTCACCCCGTCCGAGCTTGCGGCCAAAGGCCCGCGGGCCGTGGGCAATCCGGTACGCCTAGGGGGGATGGTGGAGAAGGGGAGCATCCAAACAAATGCGGGAATCACCACCTTCCGGCTTGCCGACGAGCATCATGTTATTCCGGTCGTGACGACAAAAACCCCTCCGCAGATGTTCCAGGAAGGAATCGGCGCCGTGGTGGAAGGGGCCCTCAAGGCCGACGGCCAATTTGAGGCGGACCGTTTGATGGTCAAGCACGGGAATGAATACCGTCCCCCCAAAGAAGGGGAAATGCCGCAGGAAATTTATCGTCAGCTGAAACAGGAAAATCCGTAA
- a CDS encoding cytochrome c-type biogenesis protein CcmH: MAIAFRCAQTCRRNLKKTLRPAHFLILAGLFFFLACAPAKETTEDRIQRLGGELRCPVCRGVPISESPAALAKEMMDTLKEQAEKGKSDEEILKFFEERYGEWVLLKPKPEGMNLMVWILPALALVGGAVFIITWVKKGKI; this comes from the coding sequence TTGGCGATTGCATTTCGGTGTGCTCAAACATGCCGACGAAACCTCAAGAAAACCCTGAGGCCGGCTCATTTTTTAATTCTCGCCGGCCTCTTTTTTTTCCTTGCCTGCGCCCCGGCAAAGGAGACCACGGAAGACCGCATTCAGCGGCTGGGGGGGGAGCTTCGCTGTCCGGTCTGCAGGGGCGTCCCCATCTCGGAATCTCCCGCCGCCCTCGCCAAGGAAATGATGGATACCCTTAAAGAACAGGCAGAAAAAGGAAAAAGTGATGAAGAGATTTTGAAATTTTTTGAAGAGCGCTACGGCGAGTGGGTTCTCCTGAAGCCCAAACCGGAAGGGATGAATTTGATGGTATGGATTTTGCCGGCGCTGGCCCTTGTGGGGGGAGCGGTGTTTATCATCACTTGGGTCAAGAAAGGAAAAATATGA
- a CDS encoding type II toxin-antitoxin system RelE/ParE family toxin: MARRGFDLIYDAEVAVHLSCIPKKCRSLIRRSVEEMLSFEPEKEAKNRKPLVGSSLFDMGWELRCGARNEFRVFYRTDNVKKEVYILAIGVKKRDKLIIGKEEVAL; this comes from the coding sequence ATGGCGCGGAGGGGCTTCGACCTGATTTACGATGCGGAAGTGGCGGTCCATTTGTCCTGTATTCCGAAGAAATGCCGCTCTCTGATTCGGAGATCGGTCGAGGAGATGCTTTCCTTCGAGCCGGAAAAAGAGGCCAAAAACAGGAAACCTCTTGTCGGTTCATCGCTGTTTGACATGGGTTGGGAGTTGCGGTGCGGCGCGCGGAATGAGTTCAGGGTTTTTTACCGGACGGACAATGTCAAAAAAGAGGTTTATATTTTGGCGATCGGAGTCAAGAAAAGGGACAAATTGATCATTGGAAAAGAGGAGGTCGCATTATGA
- a CDS encoding CcmD family protein, with product MIQGGWEYVVAAYTITWVVLGGYALSLWVRHRRLLKKE from the coding sequence ATGATTCAAGGAGGATGGGAATACGTAGTGGCCGCTTACACGATCACTTGGGTGGTGTTGGGGGGCTATGCCCTGTCGCTCTGGGTCAGACACCGCCGGCTTTTGAAAAAAGAATGA
- a CDS encoding heme exporter protein CcmB, with translation MIQFIRQIAAILKKDLRTELREADHILSVVLFGFVLFVLFSFALSIEPELMRKMAPGLFWLAVFFSSVLTLERSFQREVEDGQWEGLLLAGGDVRALYLGKMLSNLALVLALQIILLPLMGILFDLSLSWSLLGVILLGSLGISTLGTCYAGLTVSLKGGQALLPILLFPMLIPLLLAATETTRFILAHDLFDQQMVWIKLLILFDTIFLLGALLNAENFFDR, from the coding sequence ATGATACAGTTCATCCGACAAATTGCCGCCATTCTCAAAAAAGACCTTCGGACCGAACTCCGCGAGGCCGATCATATCCTCTCGGTCGTCCTCTTTGGCTTTGTATTGTTTGTCCTCTTCAGTTTTGCCTTGAGCATCGAGCCGGAACTGATGCGCAAGATGGCCCCCGGCCTTTTCTGGCTTGCCGTCTTTTTTTCCTCCGTGCTCACACTGGAACGCTCCTTTCAACGCGAGGTGGAGGATGGACAGTGGGAGGGGCTTCTCCTTGCGGGAGGGGATGTCCGGGCCCTCTACCTCGGCAAAATGCTCTCGAACCTGGCGCTGGTGCTGGCGCTCCAAATCATTCTTCTCCCCCTCATGGGAATCCTCTTTGATTTGTCTCTCTCATGGTCGCTGTTGGGAGTTATCCTTTTGGGGAGCCTCGGCATTTCCACACTGGGAACCTGCTACGCGGGGCTTACGGTGAGCCTTAAGGGGGGACAGGCCTTGTTGCCGATTCTTTTGTTTCCCATGCTGATCCCGCTCCTTTTGGCCGCGACGGAAACAACCCGGTTTATTCTGGCCCATGACCTGTTCGACCAGCAGATGGTCTGGATCAAACTGCTCATATTGTTTGACACGATCTTTCTTTTGGGGGCATTGTTGAACGCCGAAAATTTTTTTGATCGATGA